In Anoplopoma fimbria isolate UVic2021 breed Golden Eagle Sablefish chromosome 22, Afim_UVic_2022, whole genome shotgun sequence, a genomic segment contains:
- the LOC129111620 gene encoding sodium/myo-inositol cotransporter-like, whose amino-acid sequence MAAAATMEVADITIVVIYFIVVLAIGFFAMRKANKGSVSGYFLAGRSMNWAAVGASLFVSNIGSEHFIGLAGSGAASGLGVAAWELNALLLLQLLGWVFIPVYIQCGVYTMPEYLSKRFGGIRLKVYFAALSLILYIFTKLSVDLYAGALFIQESLGWNLYLSIIILISMTALLTVTGGLVAVIYTDTVQAFLMIAGALCLTGISLYKVGGLEGVRTKYMQASPNITAILMSSPNLTYSESCHLHLHPKPNALKMLRGPTDPDLPWPGFLLGQTPASIWYWCTDQVIVQRVLAAKNIAHAKGSTIMAGFLKILPMFIIVIPGMISRILFADELACISPEHCLEVCGSTSGCSNVAYPRLVMSVMPVGLRGLMMAVIIAALMSDLDSIFNSASTIFTLDIYKMLRKQVSSRELVLVGRLFVVFMVIVSIAWVPVIIEMQGGQMFYYIQEVTDYLTPPIAATFLLAVLWHRCNETGAFWGGVVGFVLGAVRLILALVYREPRCDQPDERPSFIKDVHFMYVAAILFWASALVTVVVSLCTPPPRKEQIRNTTLWGLNKRKRLKHGAHKNAQPSNEHAIEASDIETHLPIHSPITDLKMVAEGEGRGVRVEKEGEEAGLGGVEGGRFMKAMVFLCGFQETPTEDQVITVQEQEKIVDELLHEPPRTRILLNTALVVICSVGIFLFIYFSV is encoded by the exons ATGGCTGCAGCCGCCACCATGGAAGTGGCGGACATCACCATCGTAGTGATCTACTTCATCGTGGTGCTGGCGATCGGTTTCTTTGCCATGCGGAAAGCCAATAAGGGCTCAGTGAGCGGCTACTTCCTCGCCGGACGCTCCATGAATTGGGCGGCTGTGGGAGCGTCCCTATTCGTCAGCAACATAGGAAGCGAGCATTTCATTGGACTAGCTGGGTCAGGTGCTGCTAGCGGTTTAGGCGTGGCTGCGTGGGAATTAAACGCTCTACTGCTGCTCCAGTTGTTAGGCTGGGTGTTTATCCCTGTGTATATTCAGTGTGGCGTCTACACCATGCCGGAGTACCTGTCCAAACGGTTCGGCGGGATCCGACTCAAAGTGTATTTTGCAGCGTTGTCGCTCATCCTGTACATCTTCACCAAGCTGTCCGTAGATCTCTACGCTGGGGCCTTGTTCATTCAGGAGTCCTTAGGGTGGAACCTCTATCTGTctatcatcatcctcatcagcaTGACGGCTCTGCTGACAGTCACTGGAGGCCTGGTCGCCGTCATCTACACGGACACGGTCCAGGCTTTCCTCATGATCGCCGGAGCACTCTGCCTCACGGGCATCAGCCTCTACAAAGTGGGAGGACTAGAAG GGGTGAGGACCAAGTACATGCAGGCTTCACCAAACATCACCGCCATCTTGATGTCTTCCCCCAACCTGACGTATTCTGAATCctgccacctccacctccatccgAAGCCAAATGCTCTGAAGATGCTCCGAGGCCCGACGGATCCAGACCTGCCTTGGCCCGGTTTCCTGCTGGGCCAGACTCCTGCCTCTATTTG GTACTGGTGTACAGATCAAGTGATTGTCCAGCGGGTTTTGGCAGCGAAGAACATTGCCCATGCCAAAGGTTCTACCATCATGGCTGGCTTTCTGAAAATCCTCCCCATGTTCATCATCGTCATCCCAG GGATGATTTCCAGGATCCTCTTTGCCGATGAGTTGGCGTGCATCAGCCCGGAGCACTGCCTGGAAGTGTGCGGCTCCACGTCTGGCTGCAGCAACGTGGCTTACCCGCGGCTCGTCATGTCGGTGATGCCCGTCGGCCTCCGCGGCCTCATGATGGCCGTCATAATCGCAGCCCTGATGAGCGACCTGGACTCCATCTTCAACTCCGCCAGCACCATATTCACGTTGGACATTTACAAGATGCTACGAAAGCAGGTGTCGTCCCGGGAGCTGGTGTTGGTCGGCAGGTTGTTCGTGGTCTTCATGGTGATCGTCAGCATCGCCTGGGTGCCCGTCATCATCGAGATGCAGGGAGGCCAGATGTTCTATTACATCCAAGAAGTAACGGACTACCTGACCCCACCCATAGCTGCGACCTTCTTGCTTGCCGTGCTGTGGCATCGCTGCAATGAGACGGGGGCCTTCTGGGGCGGGGTGGTGGGGTTTGTCCTCGGAGCGGTGCGTCTGATTTTGGCGTTGGTTTACCGCGAGCCTCGCTGCGACCAACCAGACGAGCGGCCATCTTTCATCAAAGATGTTCATTTCATGTATGTGGCGGCCATTTTGTTCTGGGCGTCGGCTTTGGTGACTGTAGTTGTGAGTCTATGCACCCCTCCGCCCAGAAAAGAACAAATCAGAAACACCACCCTGTGGGGGTTAAACAAGAGGAAGAGACTAAAACATGGTGCTCATAAAAATGCTCAACCAAGCAATGAACACGCTATCGAAGCCAGTGACATAGAAACACATCTTCCAATCCACTCACCAATTACTGACCTCAAAATGGTAGCAGAGGGAGAAGGGAGAGGGGTGAGGGttgaaaaggagggagaggaagccGGCCTTGGAGGAGTGGAGGGTGGGAGGTTTATGAAGGCTATGGTGTTTCTCTGTGGCTTCCAGGAAACGCCGACTGAAGATCAGGTCATCACAGTCCAAGAACAGGAGAAGATCGTGGATGAGCTTCTCCATGAACCTCCTCGAACCAGAATCCTCCTGAACACAGCTCTGGTGGTGATCTGCTCCGTCGGCATCTTTCTCTTTATCTATTTCTCCGTATAG